Proteins encoded by one window of Salvia splendens isolate huo1 chromosome 5, SspV2, whole genome shotgun sequence:
- the LOC121805782 gene encoding tRNA (guanine(10)-N2)-methyltransferase homolog — MWYLCVFYHRLLEYRKAEFESLAGLFEGCSGATHLQWRLPEDHHPDSPFHFVNLPSEETARFIANRSILVKGIYEIWGEGRSFEELEEAVRIYPDERKTLYLSSGTTFRITVECFGKAISFPEQNERIQKLAFVPFQGRVNLRNPDHNFCLIDNDDYGDKNGLPPASQRRIFFGREVGASNRKILQTYQLKSRKYLGPTAMDAEMAFLMANQAQVKPGKLVYDPFVGTGSILIGAAHFGAMTMGADIDIRVVRDGRGPDCNIRSNFKQYGLPMPVSLLRADNNLPPWRADLKEMFDAVICDPPYGVRAGGRKSGGRKLLKGAVDPYTVPDDKRVGHIPSTAPYSLVECVHDLLDLAAKMLVMGGRLVYFYPVMRDEDSPDPTFPEHPCFESVATCEQILSFRYSRVLLTMVKVAPYTEEIESTARLRHLEFKENHLKWLEDGNLHSAVFSPADVTGEKLSSKPKYRGKYV, encoded by the exons ATGTGGTATCTATGCGTCTTCTACCACAGGTTGTTGGAGTACAGGAAAGCTGAGTTCGAATCCCTCGCCGGACTTTTCGAGGGCTGCAGCGGCGCCAcccatctccaatggcggctgCCGGAGGACCACCATCCTGATTCGCCGTTCCATTTCGTCAATCTTCCATCCGAAGAGACGGCCCGCTTCATTGCCAATCGAA GTATTCTTGTGAAGGGAATATACGAAATTTGGGGCGAAGGGCGGAGTTTTGAGGAACTGGAGGAGGCTGTGAGAATTTATCCTGATGAGCGGAAGACTCTCTACTTGAGTTCTGGCACCACATTCAGAATCACTGTTGAATGTTTTGGAAAAGCTATAAGCTTTCCCGAGCAAAACGAACGTATCCAGAAGTTGGCATTCGTTCCGTTTCAG GGACGGGTGAATTTACGGAATCCTGATCACAATTTCTGTCTTATTGATAACGATGATTATGGAGATAAAAATGGGCTTCCTCCTGCGTCCCAGAGGAGAATCTTTTTTGGTCGGGAGGTAGGTGCTTCTAATAGGAAGATCTTGCAAACATATCAGCTAAAAAGCCGCAAATATCTTGGCCCGACTGCCATGGATGCAGAAATGGCTTTCCTGATGGCAAACCAAGCACAAGTCAAACCTGGAAAATTGGTTTATGATCCTTTTGTTGGTACAGGAAGTATTCTAATAGGGGCTGCTCATTTTGGAGCAATGACAATG GGTGCAGATATTGACATCCGGGTAGTGCGTGATGGCCGTGGTCCCGATTGCAATATCCGGAGCAACTTTAAGcag TATGGATTGCCAATGCCGGTATCTTTATTAAGGGCCGATAATAATCTTCCCCCATGGCGCGCTGATTTAAAAGAG ATGTTTGATGCCGTAATTTGTGACCCTCCTTATGGGGTTCGTGCTGGGGGACGTAAATCTGGTGGACGTAAGCTCTTAAAAGGTGCTGTAGATCCTTACACAGTTCCAGACGATAAAAGGGTCGGCCACATACCTTCTACTGCTCCTTACAGCTTAGTGGAGTGCGTGCACGATTTGCTCGACCTTGCTGCTAAGATGCTCGTTATGGGCGGGCGTCTCGTCTACTTCTACCCCGTTATGAGAGATGAGGATTCACCTGATCCAACCTTCCCGGAGCACCCATGTTTCGAATCAGTCGCGACATGTGAGCAAATACTCAGCTTCAGGTACAGCAGGGTCTTGCTAACCATGGTTAAAGTTGCGCCGTACACTGAAGAGATTGAGTCGACGGCGAGGCTCAGACATCTGGAGTTCAAGGAAAACCACCTCAAGTGGTTAGAAGATGGCAACTTACATTCAGCAGTTTTTAGCCCTGCTGATGTAACAGGTGAGAAGCTCAGCTCCAAACCTAAATATAGGGGCAAATACGTCTAG